In Littorina saxatilis isolate snail1 linkage group LG8, US_GU_Lsax_2.0, whole genome shotgun sequence, a single genomic region encodes these proteins:
- the LOC138974129 gene encoding uncharacterized protein produces the protein MSPSKFSVLMTWVLSVITQAQDGILISGPSYLQTTPLQPLIISGRPLFINCGMPNVPPNGKVVALTIGRVLIPNVGAEPETVAKESPSIANGVASRVPQTPERAIVRGTLKEKFLRLCFPTANCEDSGTYTCNARVSTNGVITYYRNAKTVVIPGNPGNITMDVPETDCCIVGQTITLTCGQFVGPRHNTSQHNWVWEFKDKNAADWQSYVTGNPTADFTQRQPAPSTNPCYTHSYSSSLSRRLTLEDSERQYRCYVNGSVTDQGVYKAKVHPVGTVKETSKSSQASATNWLAVGLGVAGAVACLGVGLGVALHSKRKRSGQQPSMTPAATLAPPPSLAGGNTETAMNTGDPAHVGQSGQTNMTL, from the exons ATGGTATTCTGATCAGTGGCCCCTCATATTTACAAACTACACCGCTCCAACCGCTGATCATCAGTGGAAGACCCCTATTTATCAACTGTGGCATGCCAAATGTTCCTCCTAACGGAAAAGTGGTTGCCTTGACAATTGGACGGGTGCTGATCCCCAATGTCGGAGCTGAACCTGAAACGGTAGCAAAAGAATCGCCCTCTATCGCCAACGGAGTAGCATCACGCGTGCCACAGACACCTGAGCGAGCCATCGTGAGGGGAACCCTGAAGGAAAAGTTCCTTAGGCTGTGCTTCCCAACTGCCAACTGTGAGGATTCCGGGACGTACACCTGCAATGCTCGTGTATCGACTAACGGTGTAATTACGTATTATAGAAATGCGAAGACTGTAGTAATTCCAG GGAATCCAGGGAACATCACTATGGACGTGCCAGAAACTGACTGTTGCATTGTTGGGCAGACAATTACATTGACCTGTGGCCAGTTTGTTGGACCACGCCACAACACGTCGCAG cacaactgggtctgggAATTCAAGGACAAAAACGCTGCGGACTGGCAGTCCTACGTCACAGGAAACCCCACAGCGGACTTCACGCAACGTCAACCGGCGCCATCAACAAACCCGTGCTACACACATAGTTATTCCAGTTCACTATCACGACGGCTGACCCTTGAGGACTCGGAGCGGCAGTACCGGTGTTATGTGAACGGCAGTGTGACTGATCAAGGCGTGTACAAGGCAAAGGTTCACCCTGTTGGCACTGTGAAGG aaacaagcAAGTCATCACAAGCCAGCGCTACAAACTGGCTGGCAGTCGGTCTTGGTGTGGCGGGAGCTGTTGCCTGTCTCGGTGTCGGTCTCGGCGTCGCGCTCCACAGCAAGAGGAAAAGGAGCGGTCAACAGCCGAGCATGACGCCAGCCGCCACCCTCGCCcctcctccttctctcgctGGCGGGAACACGGAGACCGCCATGAACACCGGTGACCCTGCACACGTCGGTCAGTCCGGTCAAACCAATATGACGCTATAG
- the LOC138974804 gene encoding uncharacterized protein F54H12.2-like has protein sequence MFYLTLPSNSSLQHYPDNNASHYYTKLPQTIDLGTDYECGLAEIQFNNSHNSRAAWRTCKETYKIIYTTPPRSDWETEEEEKEGDSSRYFWISIMALAHPQSCESVHTGLDLFSVPPTQTAVQEGMFVEYHPLATLAPGAPIEFTISGATSEYLDLSNTYLHVRAKITKADGTNLEADSPVAPVNYWLHSLFSQVDISLNDTLVTNSENTYPYRAYIEATLNYGREAKKSHLTSAMYYRDSSNHLDDTAGDDNWGLKVRREQTMRSREADMMGRLHADIMHQERYMMNGVDVKIRLIPSKNIFHLMSPDPFQGFRSVITHASLFVRKVKLNPAVSLAHAKALEKGTAKYPLKRVVVKTFSIPTGNLSAVQDNLFLSQTPNRLVIGLVDSAAFNGQASRNPYHFKTQGLSFLSLYLDGKQIPGKPLTPNFEQHQYVRSFFSLMTSTGLANRDAGSYMELRDFELGYAIYSFDLSPSLLDGDQFELVKSGALRLELKFNQALPAPVMVIVYGEMDSMIEIDRSRQVLTDFAL, from the exons ATGTTCTACCTGACACTCCCCAGCAACAGCTCCTTGCAGCACTACCCTGACAACAACGCGAGTCACTACTACACAAAACTACCTCAAACAATTGACCTGGGCACCGACTACGAGTGTGGGTTGGCTGAGATTCAGTTTAACAACTC GCACAACAGCCGCGCCGCCTGGAGAACCTGCAAGGAAACGTATAAAATCATCTACACCACACCGCCAAGGTCAGACTgggagacagaagaagaagagaaggagggCGACAGCAGCCGATATTTTTGGATAAGCATCATGGCCCTTGCCCACCCTCAGTCATGTGAAAGTGTACATACTGGATTGGATTTGTTTTCTGTACCCCCAACACAGACAGCTGTGCAGGAGGGAATGTTTGTAGAGTATCATCCTCTGGCTACTCTGGCCCCAGGAGCCCCTATTGAGTTTACCATCAGTGGTGCTACATCCGAGTACCTGGATCTAAGCAACACGTATCTCCATGTGCGAGCTAaaatcaccaaagcagacggaaCAAACTTGGAGGCTGACTCCCCTGTGGCTCCTGTCAACTACTGGTTGCACAGCCTGTTTTCCCAGGTGGATATCAGTCTCAATGATACCTTGGTGACCAATTCAGAGAACACCTACCCCTACCGTGCCTACATTGAAGCCACCCTCAACTATGGACGAGAAGCCAAGAAAAGTCACCTCACCAGTGCCATGTATTACCGAGATAGCTCCAACCACCTGGATGATACAGCAGGGGATGACAACTGGGGTTTGAAGGTACGGCGTGAGCAAACCATGCGGAGCAGAGAGGCAGACATGATGGGGCGACTTCATGCTGACATCATGCACCAGGAACGCTACATGATGAACGGCGTGGACGTGAAGATCAGACTCATTCCTTCCAAGAACATCTTCCACCTGATGTCTCCTGACCCCTTTCAGGGTTTCCGCAGTGTCATTACACATGCCTCCCTGTTTGTTCGCAAAGTCAAGTTGAACCCTGCTGTGAGCCTCGCTCACGCCAAAGCACTGGAAAAAGGCACGGCCAAGTATCCTTTGAAAAGGGTCGTGGTAAAGACTTTCTCCATTCCCACAGGCAACCTCAGTGCTGTGCAGGACAACTTGTTTCTGAGTCAGACACCCAACCGCCTGGTGATTGGCTTGGTGGACAGCGCTGCTTTCAACGGACAAGCCTCACGCAATCCCTACCACTTCAAGACACAAGGATTGTCCTTTCTCAGCCTGTACCTAGACGGGAAACAGATTCCCGGCAAACCCCTGACACCGAACTTTGAACAACACCAGTATGTGAGGTCATTCTTCAGTCTCATGACGTCTACGGGTCTCGCCAACAGAGATGCGGGATCTTACATGGAGCTGCGTGattttgagttggggtatgctATCTACAGTTTTGACCTGAGTCCCAGTCTTCTGGATGGAGATCAGTTTGAACTGGTGAAAAGCGGTGCCCTGCGTCTGGAGCTGAAGTTCAACCAAGCTCTTCCAGCGCCTGTGATGGTGattgtgtatggtgaaatgGACAGCATGATCGAGATTGATCGCTCTCGCCAGGTCCTGACTGATTTTGCACTATGA